The genomic stretch CACCGAGCCACTCTTTCTCGGTACCCCAATAAATATCTTCTTCTGGATGCCACACGTCTTCGCGTCCTCCGGCAAAACCAAATGTGTTCAAGCCCATTGATTCAAGTGCAACGTTACCCGTGATGACGAGTAAATCAGCCCAAGAGATCTTATTTCCGTACTTTTGCTTAATTGGCCAAAGGAGACGACGTGCTTTATCAAGGCTCGCGTTATCCGGCCAGCTGTTCAGTGGTGCAAAACGCTGTGATCCAGTAGCGCCGCCGCCACGTCCGTCACCAGTACGGTATGTACCGGCTGCATGCCATGACATACGGATGAAGAGGGGGCCGTAATGTCCGTAATCAGCTGGCCACCAGTCCTGGCTTTCTGTCATTAAGTCACGAAGATCCTGCTTCAGTGCATAATAATCCAGCTTTTTGAATTCTTCAGCATAATCAAAGTCTTCACCCATTGGGTTGCTTTTGCGGTTGTGTTGTTGAAGAAGTTGCAAGTTTAACTGGTTAGGCCACCAGTCTTTATTTGTTGTTGCGACTTTTGTCGTTGTAATCGCACTATCTTCCTGAGTTTGGCCATGAGAGACAGGGCATTTCCCAGCTTGACTGCTGTGCATTTCATTATTATCCATATTTCAATCTCCTTTCGAATGTAAGAAAATTAATTATAACTCCTATTAGATTATAATTATAATAAATTAATAATCATTTTGGAAGAGTTATGCACTAATTTTCACAAAATAATTTCAAAACACGACTAAATAGAGCGATTAAAACTAGTTTGGAAATGAAGATAGGGACTGGTTAATCTTCCAACGTTCATGGTAAGTAGATAAGAGATCCATCCGATCAGCTAGGCAACAGAAGAAGCGCTTTTCTTCCAGTTTCATTATCTCCCACTTACTATATACTTTCGATTTATTAAGCGGTTTACCTCTTTCAAAAAACAGTTAGAGACATTCATTTAATAAAAAAAAGAAAGGCAGTGGTAAACCGCCTCTCTTTTTGGAACTCTATTTTGTTACGAGCTGATCTTTTAATAGAAACTTTTCAACTACTTTTGCGACACCGTCATTCTCATTCGTATCAGCGATATAATCGGAAATCTTTTTAATGTCATCTGGCGCATTCCCCATGGCTACGCCAAGTCCTGCAAATTCAATCATTTCTTGGTCATTGTAACTGTCTCCAACGGCAATAACTTCTTCTCGTTTAATACCGAACTCTTTAATAAGTCTCTCGATGCTTGTGCCTTTCGTGATTCCTTTATCGGTGAATTCGAGAAAATATGGCTTGGAACGCATCACGCTGAATTCTTCTCCTAACTCAGCTTGAAGTTTCTTTTCAACTTTCTTGAGATGCTCTGGCTCTCCCACCATGAGAACTTTGACGACGGGTTCCGTTACTCCACCCATAAAGGGATCGACGACAGTAATCGGTAAACCTGTCAGTTCAGACTCAATCGTTGTGTAGGGATTTTCTTCTGCAGTAATAATTTCATCCCCAACGTACGTATGAATGTACACATTTTCTCGTGTACTAATGTCATGGAGTCGTTGAACAGCTTCTACAGATAATGTCTGACTGAAGAAATCCTTTTTAGAGTGACAGTTAATAATTTTTCCGCCGTTAAAGGATAGAATGTAACTTTCATAGTCTGCGAGGAAAAGTTCGTCAGCATATGAAACCATTCCGAACGTTGGTCTTCCAGAGGCAAGCACAACTTTTTTTCCTTCTTGCTGCGCTTGCATAAGAGCTTCTTTATTTCGATTAGAAATCGTTTGATCAGCACTAAGCAATGTATCGTCTAAATCTAATACAATCATTTTATAAGTCATAGGTGATTTTCCTCTCTTAGCTAGTTTCCTTACCATTCTACTAGAATTCAGGTGAAAAGGGGGAAGTGTTGATGAAATGGAAAAAAGTAATGAATTCGGTGTTCAGTTTATCGTGTGGGTGGAAACTCTTTACAATGCAAATCAATTGATTAACTTTGGTTAGAGGAGTATCTTTGAACTCATCATTCCGATTGAAAAGCAATGAATTATATTTTGAAACGTTTAAACAAATCAAAGGAGTAGATACAATGGAAAACTACCAAGAACTTACACTAAAGCAAAAATCATTTTTTCGAAGTGGAAAAACAAAAGATGTAGCCTTTCGAATCGATGCGTTAACAAAATTAAAAGAGCTCATGTCCTCTCATGAACAAGACATTATTGCCGCTCTTAAAGCAGATTTAAATAAACCTGAAACAGAAACAAAGCGCGCGGAGATTGGTCTTGTTTTAGGGGAAATTAATTTCATGATTGAGAATTTATCTGCGTGGTCAACACCAAATAAAGTGGAAACACCATCCACTCATGCTGGAGCAACAAGCTTCATTGTTCCTGAACCGTACGGCTCAGCACTTGTCATTGCACCGTGGAACTATCCTGTACAACTTGCCGTTGCACCGCTAGCTGGAGCGATTGCCGCTGGAAACTGTGCTGTCTTAAAACCATCAGAATTAACACCTCATACTTCTAATCTTTTAGCTAAGATGATTAATGAGCATTTCCCTGAAGAATACTTGTGCGTTGTTGAAGGGGAAGTAGAAACAAGCACGGCTCTTCTCAAAGAGAAATTTGATTATATCTTCTTTACTGGTAGTACCGGCGTTGGGAAAATTGTGGCAGGAGCGGCTGCTAAGCATTTAACACCCGTAACACTTGAGTTAGGTGGAAAGAGTCCTGCTATCGTGC from Bacillus sp. Cs-700 encodes the following:
- a CDS encoding Cof-type HAD-IIB family hydrolase, with the translated sequence MTYKMIVLDLDDTLLSADQTISNRNKEALMQAQQEGKKVVLASGRPTFGMVSYADELFLADYESYILSFNGGKIINCHSKKDFFSQTLSVEAVQRLHDISTRENVYIHTYVGDEIITAEENPYTTIESELTGLPITVVDPFMGGVTEPVVKVLMVGEPEHLKKVEKKLQAELGEEFSVMRSKPYFLEFTDKGITKGTSIERLIKEFGIKREEVIAVGDSYNDQEMIEFAGLGVAMGNAPDDIKKISDYIADTNENDGVAKVVEKFLLKDQLVTK
- a CDS encoding aldehyde dehydrogenase, whose amino-acid sequence is MENYQELTLKQKSFFRSGKTKDVAFRIDALTKLKELMSSHEQDIIAALKADLNKPETETKRAEIGLVLGEINFMIENLSAWSTPNKVETPSTHAGATSFIVPEPYGSALVIAPWNYPVQLAVAPLAGAIAAGNCAVLKPSELTPHTSNLLAKMINEHFPEEYLCVVEGEVETSTALLKEKFDYIFFTGSTGVGKIVAGAAAKHLTPVTLELGGKSPAIVHEDADLDEAAARIARGKFANAGQTCVAPDYLLVHRKVKDQLISKMKELITNTYGENVAENLEFPHVVSERHFDRLNEFLSNGEVVAGGNADKSRLFIEPTILDHISWDDPVMQDEIFGPILPVLVYDEMAEAIDAVVERPKPLALYLFSDNEQVQNDVLSTISFGGGAINDTINHMTSHYLPFGGVGNSGMGAYHGKDSFDTFSHFKSILKRSNKLKQ